The following are encoded together in the Gordonia insulae genome:
- a CDS encoding DUF2189 domain-containing protein: MTTPPDPHNPGTPGPDQGPGADPGQTPDPNAGGTPPPSYPPPGSYPPPGSTPPPPPPPGAGYPPPGSYPPPGSNPPPGGSYPPPPPPPGYGAPQDGGYGQQPPGGYGQPAPGYGAPGAYGTAAFGAPPAAQFSVGDAISYGWNRYKENALTWILMVLIAGVITGVLSGIGNYSGSLWVSIVFSIISAIVGYVFQGAFVRGALDEISGTKPDVGAFFRLSFGPVIVTALLVTIGTYIGLILLIIPGIIFAFLSYWSLTFVVDRDVDPITGIKESFSVISKNVGPLFLLALASIGLNIVGAILCLVGLLVTIPVTIIASTYAYRFFTGGQIAPVGFAAPTAPPPYPPQQY, from the coding sequence ATGACCACACCGCCCGATCCTCACAATCCCGGCACGCCGGGCCCCGACCAGGGACCCGGTGCAGACCCCGGGCAGACCCCGGACCCGAACGCCGGCGGCACCCCGCCGCCGTCGTATCCGCCGCCGGGTTCGTATCCGCCGCCGGGCTCCACTCCTCCGCCGCCTCCGCCGCCGGGGGCCGGTTACCCGCCGCCCGGCTCCTATCCGCCTCCGGGCTCGAACCCGCCGCCGGGGGGCTCCTATCCCCCACCACCCCCGCCGCCGGGATACGGCGCTCCGCAGGACGGTGGCTACGGCCAGCAGCCTCCGGGTGGATACGGCCAGCCCGCACCGGGTTACGGCGCTCCGGGTGCCTACGGCACCGCCGCGTTCGGGGCACCGCCGGCCGCACAGTTCTCCGTCGGTGACGCCATCAGCTACGGGTGGAATCGCTACAAGGAGAACGCGCTGACGTGGATCCTGATGGTCCTCATCGCCGGTGTCATCACCGGTGTCCTCAGCGGAATCGGCAACTACAGCGGCAGTCTGTGGGTGTCGATCGTCTTCAGCATCATCTCCGCGATCGTCGGATACGTCTTCCAGGGCGCGTTCGTGCGCGGCGCGCTGGACGAGATCAGCGGCACCAAACCCGATGTCGGCGCCTTCTTCCGACTCAGCTTCGGCCCGGTGATCGTCACCGCCCTGCTGGTGACCATCGGTACCTACATCGGCCTGATCCTGCTGATCATCCCGGGCATCATCTTCGCGTTCCTCAGTTACTGGTCGCTGACCTTCGTCGTCGATCGGGATGTCGATCCGATCACCGGCATCAAGGAGAGCTTCTCGGTCATCAGCAAGAACGTCGGACCGCTGTTCCTGCTCGCCCTGGCCAGCATCGGCCTGAACATCGTCGGCGCCATCCTGTGCCTCGTCGGACTGTTGGTGACCATCCCGGTCACCATCATCGCGAGCACCTACGCGTACCGGTTCTTCACCGGTGGGCAGATCGCCCCGGTCGGCTTCGCCGCACCGACGGCACCGCCGCCCTACCCGCCCCAGCAGTACTGA
- a CDS encoding HdeD family acid-resistance protein, translating into MTIADYAKQIPNELVGMVRSTMIVTSIVGIVLGIIALVWPGATLVVIAILFGISLIVAGLFRIYTAFASSLLSGGWRFVLGLIGVLILAAGIIALFNPEESLVFLAIFIGVGWIFQGVADLSHAVAGSLHTPRWLLVLSGVIAIIAGIVMILIPGLALATFIWVAAIMLIVVSVVTLFTLPKKVDDTATF; encoded by the coding sequence ATGACAATTGCAGATTACGCAAAGCAGATCCCGAATGAACTGGTGGGCATGGTTCGTTCGACGATGATCGTGACCTCCATCGTCGGAATCGTTTTGGGCATCATCGCGCTCGTGTGGCCGGGAGCCACCCTCGTCGTGATCGCCATTCTCTTCGGTATCTCCCTGATCGTCGCCGGACTCTTCCGGATCTACACGGCCTTTGCGTCGTCGCTGTTGTCGGGCGGCTGGCGTTTCGTGCTCGGATTGATCGGCGTGCTGATTCTGGCCGCCGGCATCATCGCGCTGTTCAATCCCGAGGAATCACTCGTCTTCCTGGCGATCTTCATCGGTGTCGGCTGGATCTTCCAGGGCGTCGCCGACCTCTCGCACGCCGTCGCCGGTTCACTGCACACACCGCGGTGGCTGCTGGTCCTCTCCGGGGTCATCGCGATCATCGCCGGCATCGTGATGATCCTGATCCCCGGCCTCGCGCTCGCGACATTCATCTGGGTCGCCGCGATCATGCTCATCGTGGTCAGCGTCGTCACGCTGTTCACGCTGCCGAAGAAGGTCGACGACACCGCCACCTTCTGA